Part of the Capsicum annuum cultivar UCD-10X-F1 chromosome 12, UCD10Xv1.1, whole genome shotgun sequence genome is shown below.
taaagcaAAGAGTCAAGTCAAAGTCTTACAAGCATGAATTGAAGTTCTTTAAATTTTCCCCATGTGGTTTTATGTCTATATTATGctaaactattttcaaaatgCTCTCAATTATGTTATACGAAGTAGATGTTATTTTTGGCTAGTTCTATGTACCAATATTCTCCaagtattgacccctatattttaAGTTCTACGGTATACTTCCATCGTCCATCATATCAGTAGAACACTTGGGATATGACAGAAGTGTTGAGTCATCCATCTTTCGGAAGACATTTACTCAAATGTTGAGTCTTTCAGTATATGGTCCAACCGGGGGCTTTGCCCCGACCTAGATAGTTATTTTTTGATTAGATGCTTTGTAGACGGAATAtgagtattgtattgtcataattTCGTTGACATATTTTGGATTATAAGTTTCCATTGAACATTATTATATCTTttgcactttgatttatgtatagattatgcttatgatagtatgctaaggggtctcttagGCTTTCGTGATTTGGGATGCTCATCGCAGCCAAGGCCTCGGCTTGAGTCGTGACAATAATGAGCAAGAAATGTTATGAAATCAACAGACTAAACCTGAGTGtaactattttgatatattcttATTTGATGAAAGATGCATGCATTGGAAACCGATAAACTTAAAACACTAGAGAAAAGATGCCATAAGAGTAAAGATGACAAAGGAGCTTTGAAAAGCAATGCCATTAAGATTGATAAGGAGCGGCAACCAAGTAAAGATCATTTTTTCTGACAGATCCTATCCCAACCAATTCATTCATGTCCAAGTCTTGTGGCTTCATTCCAGTAGGGAGTTTCCAATTGAAGTGGTAAAGCAATTGAGCCAACGGTAAATAAATATTAGCCAAGCCAAATGATATTCCAGGACAAATCCTCCTTCCACTCCCAAAGGGAAGATATTCAAAATTATTACCAAGAAAGTCAATAGAAGACTGCTCAAATCTCTCCGGCTTAAAGCTTTCTGCGTCATCCCAATATTTTGGATCTCTACCAATTGCCCAAACATTAACCATGACCTTGGTCTTCTCAGGAATAATGTAGCCGTTTAAGTCAGTCTCTTCCCTACATTCTCTTGGGACCAAAAGTGGAAGTGGAGGATGAAGTCTCAGAGTTTCTTTAATCACTAACTTTAAGTACTTGAGTTCCTCCACATCATTAGTATTGAACGTTACTTTGTCTCTAAAGGCTTCTCGTACTTCTTGTTGAGCTTTGATGAATATACTTGGATTTTTCATCATTTGAACCATAGCCCATACAATTGTTGCTGCTGAAGTTTCTGTTCCAGCTGTAAACATGTCCTGCAATTAATAGCCAAATTATTAAATTGAAGATCACACATGCTATTTCCATTGCATAATCGGACTATTGCACATGCTCCttcctcatctaattaactttttttaacaaactaACTTTTACACCAAActtttgagataagatattataTGGTCACTCAGTTAAGGGTATATAGTTTTCTTAGAAAGTCATTCAACTTTGTTTTATAATCCAAAAGTACGACGCTCAACTATTGATATTTCACTTGAGAAGTTACCTAACCAATACTTAAGTCACTTTTGTGTTATAAaacaaagttgagtgactttctatAAATACTGTCCTTGGTTTAATGACCATCTAAGATATTATCTCCGCACTTTTTGCAGATCTCTTTGTTACACATCAAAAGATCAGTTttccaaataaaaaagttttagtaattactattatttttaagCTATCGCAATGGATATGGAATTCTTATATGGTTAAATAAGTAAGAGAAAGCATAGTATTCAATACTTACAATAATAACagttttgatattgttgttggtgATAGGAAATTGAAGAGCTCCATCCTTCTTAAGTCTTAGTAGGACGTCAATTAGGTCTTCACCTTCTAATGCATCATCATTCTTCTGAGTTGAAAGATTCTTCTTATGCTCGTTGATGACATCCTCAACAGTTGAATCTACCTTACGGTGGAGATCAAGAAGTGTTTGTTTTGCTGGACTGAGAAAATGAAGAAGCTTGAATGAAGGGAAGATGTCAGTCATATCAAAGCCTCCTGCTAAGGTTACCACTCTGCTCATTAGTTTAACAAATTTGTCTTGTTCCTTCAGTACTTGCCCAAATGCTGATCTACATATGATGGAACTTGTGAACCAAGTGACCTTTTCAGTAAAATTAACCAGCTCACCAGAAGATGAAGATGATCGGATAGAGTCAATGAGACGAAAAACTTCATCATGTCTGATCGAGCTAAATGCTCGAACATTCTTTGCACTCAACACTTCTAAGACACAAATTTTACGCATTTGTCTCCAGTATTCACCTGTTAGGTTAGAAATTAATAGGTGTCATGCAAAATCTGACAAAGAAATTGATAGGTGTCATGTAAAATTTAACAAAACGAATCTTGGATGAcgataaataagaaaatttgaaatatatcaaAAAGAACATAACAATGAAACTTGGTTAATTTGGTCTATTAATATCATACATATGAGAAATAGGTTTACGTTCTCTCCTTATCAGAATATCTCAATAAACTTAGTGGCCTAAAGCCAAAATTTAATATGAGGacttaaatatatacacattataaaaaataatattttaataatttaaaatgatctttttttgttctttcataTTAGTTGTTTGTGGTGGAGTATTCTTTAAAGACACGTAACctttaacttcacatattaatattattattgataaaaataagGATTAATTTTAGTGAATAAGATGTTAGATATTTATTTGTAATACATTAACTTAGATGTTATTGTTAAAAccttatttattaatatgaagtttgagttgtttaatACAATGTTCgaaaatatttatgataaaaattaaatagttttttcttttctttattatttatttttttaaaaaataaattccaaGCATATTTCTCAaccttcattattatttcaagtgaaattaaaattataaaatttagtattaaaatttttgaagccTCAAATCATAGGAGCCTAACCAAATGCTTTACTAACCTTACCTTGAACCACCCTTGCCCCATATAAACAAGACTCCTTTTAAGGATTACCTTATGGATACCATAAATTAATAAGGAAGGATCCTAACACATAACACTCACCATAGGGGCTAAAGGCAATATCACACCTATCATAGCAGATAATGTCCGCGGCTATGATTTTAGGCCTAGATGCAAAAGCGAGGTCATGAGTTTTCAGTACTTGTTTAGCCAATTCAGAAGAAGAAACAACAATTGCAGAAACTTCACCAAACTGAAGATGCATGATCGGTCcatattttttggctaaatctcCAAGAATGCGGTGTGGAACTCCACCAGCCATGTGATGCATGTTTCCTATAAAAGGAAGTTTCCATGGACCTGGAGGAAATTTTTTGGTTTGGCTCTTCCATTTCCTTAACAAATAGAGGAAGGTTAGAAAAAGGAAGATGGAAGCCAAGCTGAAGAATTGCATTTTGGGAGAGTTAAGTAATGTGTTTGGTGATTCTTCAAAGTTCTGCATTTATAGTGGCGAAGAGAGACAACCAATCTTCTCATCTtttcaatcaaaataaaatttaaatatctgTCAAGATCATGTTGACGTAATGTTATACTTCGTTtcattttatacatattgaaTATAGAGTTTAAGACATATAATGGATTTTAAATTGCTGATGTGTATATTATATGATATTAAAATAACTTTGTAACACTTTGTTTTCTTGATTGTACACACTTTTTGATTATAAAATGTTTCTTTACCAATTTTATATATATGCGTGTGTGAACAAAGTATATTTTGAGAGTGCGACTGATTTAGTTTTTCAACTCTTGGGACTTTTGCACAAAACACTGAATATTTCTTAGTTCCACAAAAGTCATTGATCTTATGTAAGAAAGTGGGTTGGGTGGAGCATTTGAAGATATTATCTTACCTTATACGTGGAGAATTCTGgaccaaaataaattatttttaaattaattcatcaaagtaatatatttttttttgaagcttTATCAAACTAGTATAAACATTGTTCCCACATATTATGCTTTAAAAAAAGTTAACGGACCAAAAAGCGCTGTGAATGACGTTAAAATAGGAATCATTACTGTCAGTAACGTTTTTGACATAAAACGTTACTGTTAGTAACGAGACTCTGCAACTCTATCACATCAGAATCTTTGTACAAATCTGACGTTAAATTTTTTATTGCCAATTACGTTTTAACTTTAAGACGTTACTCCGAGTAACGATACCATCAAATCAACTCAAAACTCTATGGCATCGAAATTTTTGACATTAAAATCATTATCAGTAGTAACTTTTTAAGATAAAAATGTTACTATGCATGGGTAACGATTCTATCAAATCAAACTACTGATAACAACTTTGTTGTCAAAAATTCTGACGCCACAgagttttgatttaatttgatAGTATCGTTACTAGGAGTAACGTTTTAAAGCTAAAACGTAATTGACAGTAACAAATTTAACATCAGATTTGTACAAAGATTCTAATGTGCCAGAGTTGCAGAGTCTCGTTACTCACAGTAATGTTTTATGTCAAAAACGTTATTGTCAGTAACGTTTTATGTCAAAAATGTTACTGACAGTAACGATTCTTATTTTAACGTCGTTCACAGCTCTTTTTGGTTCGTTAACTTTCATTAAAGCATAATACGTTACTGAAAACAACGTTTATACTAGTTtggtaaaatttcaaaaaaaacgtatttttttgatcaattaatttaaaaaatgacttaatttAGTCCAGAGCTCATAGGTGGATAAGAGATTTTTGATTGACCTTGGATGTAAGTAGGGGCGGCTCAACATATTTGGTGGCCTAAagcaaaattttaaaatgaggttttgaatttttctttttacaaatctatatttatagttttttgaggtgtaaaattataaataaaactgttttgtaattgatttatccaaaaaaatctcttttcaatTAATAGTATGCTTAATTCATTTGATAtctcttgaaatattttttgtaagcttaagtaatatttttgaagttttatttttaaaaaacttcttTCAGCTAAGACAATTACAAAGGATCAAGAAAAATATGCattcataaaatagtaaaatcttTTTATTTGACCAGAATACAtcttatttttcaacttctttGATTCAACTATAATTGTTGCTTTGATTCTTTTCACCCCATTAATCAAAATAACAAATAGAAAGTATGGTTTTCTGAGTTACCTTTATTTAGTATATGTTCATTTTAGATTTGAGAgtattaaaagaaatttttttaatgtattgtcaactttaatcttgaatttctaaagtgatatttttatttgagtttaagagaaattaaaatgtggtgaagaaaatattaagaaatatttgatattttctaaagaaaaatatctaaaaaaaactacaaacctataatgcttttaaaaaaaatgaggccTCCAAAAATCGGAGGTCTAAAGCGCTTGCTTTGGTGGCTTTACCTTAAAACCAGCCCTGAATATAAAGATAGTTCAAAGCAGTGCAAAAGAAATAGTAGTAGAAAAATAGTAGCAGAAGTAAAAGAAATACTATCAAATAGTAACAAAAATAACGAATAGTAATTAACAAGATAattattacaacaaaataaaatattagtcGATGTACAAAAAATAACACATACAGAAATTAAAGGACAAACAATGTCCTACAAGATAAATACCGCAACTACTTGCATGGGTAGATGACAAGACAACATATACCTACTAGCTTTCTTCCCTAATTTGTGACCTCCACAGCCTCTTATCTAAAGTGCCACTTCATTAAACGAATAACTTATAATATATGTTAATCCGTTAATAACATGTAGTAATAAGAATTTGTAATAATTATTTCCATGAAATATACATATGATACATGCATTTAAATATTCATATAAAAgtgaaagatttgaatttttttaccttttaatCAAACGCTATTTCTATCAATTacaaaaaactgaaaagaaaaaaaaaagagaaaaaaaggtcaTACAAATATTCAATTTGGGTGCTTGCATTTAGTCTACTAACTATTGAATTTGATAACCGACAACATCATGTCCAATTAAATTTCCTTAACATTAATTGACACGGAAGAAATTGGACTCAGGAGTAGATGTTATTCTATTCAATTTGGGTGGCTTGCATTTAGTCTACTAACTAGTTAGTTTTTTTATCATGAATAGATGGTCCCTGCATGTAGAAAAATAGGGTACGCATGCAGTTTCGAAAGTTGACTGCATGCCATTATTCATGTAaagaatttttatattaatagGTCACTCGAAAAATATTTACGAATAAAatttcttaaaagataaattttttaattttatataatttttaaattgtctATTAGACTATAGCGctcttcttttttctccttttttttctttggtcATATCTTTTCATAGTTTGCTAGAGTATTGCTATATATATTAGCAGTTTAGCACCCCCAATGATTAAATATGACATACGCGTACGTGGACGCTTCACTGCcttatatatcaatatgtataATTCAAACTATATGACTATATCGGACAGTGATTAAATTTTTCAAACACGTGCCAAGTGCGAATCATTTCCTTAGaaaactttgaaaatttaaaaaggcAAAAACTGATAACTCAGCTTGTGGGCAAACTTATGAATTTTGAGATCTCAAAGTTGATACTTTAATATAGTTTTCGTTGGGATTGACAGAAATATcgaaaaatagaaaatttgaatGGAATTAAACTAACTTAAAAGTTGATAcattaatataattttctttgGGATTGCCATAAATATcgaaaaatagaaaatttgaaaGGAATTAATTAAACTaacttgattttttgattttttttttaaattataatatattagatattcagttttattcTCAGTTATACAATCCATTCTTCAGTTCTTAATTTTGTTACTGCTTATGGATTTGTTGTTGTGGtatgggtgtcaagtgggccgggtcaGATCAATTCGGAATCGGTCTGTGAAATTTATCTAGGTTGTGGGTCGGGTTGTGGTTAGGTTGGTCGGACCGGGTCTGGGTTCAacagtaaattttttaaaaacaaccctgagCCGGCCCACTTAGCCCAATCTGGTCTAACCCACCTAAATTCGGTCAAAACtgattaaaaattaaatcaaaactggtcaaaaaccaaaagaaaaaaagttttttccaATATAcgctatatatacccacctatatacattttaaatacattaaataatatgtatacactatatatatatatatatatattatatactacattagaattttaaaaatatatacacattacacatgtgatcgtgtatacgactatacgttagttatatatatatatattactctaaataatacatatactacaagatatatactataatataatgatagatatactaatttataaatcatatacacatgtatacgttaaatatatacgtcaatagaagatatatacacatatatatgtaccattcaatatatacgtactactttaaataaaatatactacaatatatagacAGActgtatatatagttatacaccaatttataaaatatatacacatgtatacgttaaatatatacgtctatagaagatatatacacatatatacataccattcaatatatacgtactactttaaataaaatatactacaatatatatatatactacaatatatacacacactatatatatagttatacactaatttataaaacctatacacatgtatacgttaaatattcacgtcaatagaagatatatacacatatatatgtaccattcaatatatacgtactactttaaatacaatatactacaatatatacacacactatatatatagttctacactaatttataaaacatatacacatgtatacattaaatatatatgtctatagaagatatatacacat
Proteins encoded:
- the LOC107851512 gene encoding cytochrome P450 71D7 translates to MQNFEESPNTLLNSPKMQFFSLASIFLFLTFLYLLRKWKSQTKKFPPGPWKLPFIGNMHHMAGGVPHRILGDLAKKYGPIMHLQFGEVSAIVVSSSELAKQVLKTHDLAFASRPKIIAADIICYDRCDIAFSPYGEYWRQMRKICVLEVLSAKNVRAFSSIRHDEVFRLIDSIRSSSSSGELVNFTEKVTWFTSSIICRSAFGQVLKEQDKFVKLMSRVVTLAGGFDMTDIFPSFKLLHFLSPAKQTLLDLHRKVDSTVEDVINEHKKNLSTQKNDDALEGEDLIDVLLRLKKDGALQFPITNNNIKTVIIDMFTAGTETSAATIVWAMVQMMKNPSIFIKAQQEVREAFRDKVTFNTNDVEELKYLKLVIKETLRLHPPLPLLVPRECREETDLNGYIIPEKTKVMVNVWAIGRDPKYWDDAESFKPERFEQSSIDFLGNNFEYLPFGSGRRICPGISFGLANIYLPLAQLLYHFNWKLPTGMKPQDLDMNELVGIGSVRKNDLYLVAAPYQS